One part of the Treponema sp. OMZ 787 genome encodes these proteins:
- a CDS encoding Na/Pi cotransporter family protein: MSVVSLVFQMLGSLGLILYGMKMMSDGIQKSAGESLHRTLNFMTGNRFLAVLTGIVVTGIVQSSGATTVMTVSFVNAGMLSLQQAIGVIFGANIGTTVTAWIVSLIGFKFSIASIAIPAFGIGYFLTFFKKLKKDNLGEAVMGFGLLFTGLDFLASAVPNISGEQIALFSIFKQTGIQSIIIGVILGLVLTVFLHSSSATTAVLLTMAHTGVVGWEFSAAVVLGSNVGSTVDAVLASIGTKLNARRAAAVHVLFNVAGSIFALILFTPFLALVELLFPGSSLTTKIAVFHTLFNVINTLVALPFVNQIANFVCWLIKPREDEEPARYVLHFQAPSMKENTEAYVLRAEVEILKMSNIVREMFTLLRSILSKEEDVSREFVIRQLTEKEDYTDQMQEELSLYLIKTSQLSLSEKNRKNVRLMLGIVDDIENMTDQIFELGLFINRSIELKMPISQDDMDKLLPYMGIVNQFIHFVHEHLNKPLAAEQLAMAHEMEESIDAMRQNLKHLARTRLEKGANVKAELLYIDMVRNLEKIGDYAFSISRALAETE; the protein is encoded by the coding sequence ATGTCTGTAGTTTCTCTTGTATTCCAAATGCTTGGAAGTTTAGGTTTAATTTTATACGGAATGAAGATGATGAGCGACGGTATCCAAAAAAGTGCCGGAGAGAGTTTGCACCGTACGCTCAATTTTATGACCGGAAACAGGTTTTTAGCCGTTTTGACAGGTATAGTTGTTACCGGCATTGTTCAATCCTCGGGTGCTACCACAGTTATGACTGTTTCCTTTGTCAATGCAGGAATGCTGAGTCTTCAACAGGCTATAGGCGTAATCTTCGGAGCAAACATAGGTACGACCGTTACGGCATGGATAGTTTCGCTCATTGGTTTTAAATTTTCGATAGCGAGTATTGCAATTCCCGCCTTCGGAATAGGCTATTTTTTGACATTTTTTAAAAAGCTAAAAAAAGACAATCTGGGCGAGGCCGTTATGGGCTTCGGCCTCCTTTTTACAGGTTTGGATTTTTTGGCTTCTGCCGTTCCGAATATTTCAGGCGAGCAGATAGCTCTTTTTTCGATTTTTAAGCAGACAGGAATTCAAAGTATCATAATCGGAGTTATCCTCGGTTTGGTGCTTACCGTTTTTCTTCACTCATCGAGTGCCACAACTGCCGTTCTTTTGACGATGGCTCATACAGGGGTAGTCGGCTGGGAATTTTCTGCGGCTGTAGTTTTGGGAAGTAATGTAGGCTCTACCGTAGATGCCGTATTGGCTTCGATAGGAACAAAACTAAATGCGCGGCGGGCCGCGGCTGTTCACGTTTTATTCAATGTTGCCGGCAGTATCTTTGCCCTTATTCTTTTTACTCCCTTTTTGGCCCTTGTAGAACTTCTCTTTCCGGGAAGCAGCCTTACAACAAAGATTGCTGTTTTCCATACTCTTTTTAACGTAATAAATACTCTTGTCGCCTTGCCCTTTGTAAATCAAATAGCAAATTTTGTGTGCTGGCTTATTAAACCGAGGGAAGATGAGGAGCCTGCCCGCTATGTTCTCCACTTTCAGGCTCCAAGTATGAAAGAAAATACCGAGGCCTATGTACTTCGAGCCGAGGTTGAAATTCTTAAAATGTCGAATATAGTTAGGGAAATGTTTACTCTATTGCGTTCCATTTTAAGTAAGGAAGAAGATGTTTCAAGAGAGTTTGTGATAAGGCAGTTAACCGAAAAGGAAGATTATACCGATCAGATGCAGGAAGAGCTTTCATTGTATCTTATTAAAACTTCTCAGCTTTCTTTGTCCGAAAAAAACAGGAAGAACGTGCGCCTTATGCTGGGCATTGTAGACGATATAGAAAATATGACCGATCAGATTTTTGAGCTGGGGCTTTTTATCAACCGAAGTATAGAATTAAAGATGCCTATAAGTCAGGACGATATGGATAAACTTTTACCTTATATGGGAATTGTAAATCAGTTTATTCACTTTGTTCATGAACACTTAAATAAGCCCCTTGCTGCAGAACAGCTGGCCATGGCTCACGAAATGGAAGAATCGATTGATGCCATGAGGCAAAACTTAAAACACCTTGCCCGTACCCGCTTGGAAAAGGGTGCAAACGTAAAGGCCGAGCTTTTGTATATCGATATGGTACGCAACCTGGAAAAAATCGGAGACTACGCCTTTAGTATTTCGCGAGCCCTTGCCGAAACCGAGTAG
- a CDS encoding cation:proton antiporter has protein sequence MSAGKIPIGEIALQIVLSVGIIVIVAKYLGLLVKKLNIPQVAGEIVAGLLLRYLPFFRNFGGVEPNIIYAETNHFIGYMSEIGVILIMFSAGLGTNLKSLVASGIKSTVIAACGVIVPLVLGTAMALGFWGFDGFGTPVFYQALFIGTILTATSVSITVAALKEMGKINSEVGQTIISAAIIDDVLGIIALTVVLGASSGKGDYLALIIKTAAFFAASLVVGYVIYRIFKWYDKRHPHTHRISIYGLGVALIFAYCTERFFGIADITGAYVAGVVLCNLHDASYMEKKIDINSYMFFSPIFFTSIGLKTDFSGLNMSLLWFSIAFVLVGCISKIIGCGGSALTLGFKRKESLQIGLGMMVRGEVALIVAQKGLAVGMVKAEYFAPVILLIIVSSMIVPILLGKAFSDRTFEPPMKEQV, from the coding sequence ATGTCTGCTGGTAAAATACCTATTGGCGAAATTGCTTTGCAAATTGTCCTTTCCGTTGGAATTATCGTTATTGTTGCAAAGTACCTCGGCCTTCTTGTAAAAAAATTGAATATTCCGCAAGTTGCGGGTGAAATTGTTGCAGGGCTTTTATTACGCTACCTGCCTTTTTTTCGTAATTTCGGCGGAGTCGAACCGAACATTATCTATGCCGAAACCAATCATTTTATCGGATATATGTCGGAAATCGGCGTTATCCTGATTATGTTCTCTGCCGGATTGGGTACTAATTTAAAATCACTTGTTGCATCCGGTATCAAATCCACAGTGATCGCTGCTTGCGGCGTTATTGTTCCATTGGTTTTAGGTACGGCTATGGCCTTAGGCTTTTGGGGTTTCGACGGTTTTGGAACGCCCGTATTTTATCAAGCCCTATTTATCGGGACTATTTTAACGGCGACTTCGGTGAGCATTACCGTTGCCGCATTGAAAGAGATGGGAAAGATAAATTCGGAAGTCGGGCAAACAATTATCAGTGCTGCAATCATCGATGATGTCTTAGGCATTATTGCATTAACGGTTGTACTCGGTGCAAGTTCCGGTAAGGGCGACTACCTCGCACTTATTATAAAAACGGCAGCGTTCTTTGCCGCTTCGTTGGTAGTAGGCTATGTGATTTACCGAATCTTCAAATGGTATGATAAGAGGCATCCTCATACTCACCGTATTTCGATTTACGGGCTAGGGGTTGCGTTGATTTTTGCCTATTGTACCGAACGATTTTTCGGTATTGCCGATATTACCGGTGCCTATGTTGCAGGGGTTGTATTATGCAACTTGCATGATGCTTCCTATATGGAAAAGAAAATAGACATTAATTCGTATATGTTTTTTAGTCCTATCTTTTTTACCTCTATCGGACTTAAAACGGACTTTAGCGGACTGAATATGAGCTTACTATGGTTTTCGATAGCCTTTGTGCTTGTCGGTTGTATCAGCAAAATAATCGGCTGCGGCGGTTCAGCATTGACGTTGGGCTTTAAGCGGAAGGAATCGCTCCAGATAGGGCTGGGAATGATGGTGCGCGGTGAAGTAGCCCTCATCGTAGCTCAAAAGGGACTTGCGGTAGGGATGGTTAAAGCCGAATACTTTGCACCGGTCATTTTGCTGATTATCGTTTCCTCCATGATTGTGCCTATTTTGTTGGGAAAAGCATTTTCGGATAGGACTTTTGAACCTCCAATGAAAGAACAGGTGTAG
- a CDS encoding S1C family serine protease, translating into MKLYSRRQTLVFSLIAAVIFASAGFYAGIKFNSNKDFKEVQAETMPENLNLTAQKNESIAINTSANTDYSQAEAQNIYVYASTNESVVNITTETMGVNWFFEPVPVEGGSGSGSIIDESGLVLTNTHVIANASKIFISLYDGSQYEAQVVGMDPENDLAVLKFDPPKNIKLTVIKFGDSANLKVGQRVLAIGNPFGLERTLTDGIVSALKRPIQNDKNIIIKNMIQTDTAINPGNSGGPLLDTQGRMIGINTMIYSTSGSSAGVGFAVPVNTAKRVVADILKYGKVIRGSIDAELVQVSGRLASYAKLPVSYGLLVSEVKRGSNAAKADLRGGNEAVRSGIGRYSSVFYIGGDIIVEIAGQKINNITDYYSVLEDKKPGETVDIKVIRGKKLIDLRLTLSERN; encoded by the coding sequence ATGAAACTTTATAGTAGAAGACAGACCCTCGTATTTTCGCTCATTGCAGCGGTTATTTTTGCAAGTGCCGGTTTTTATGCCGGAATTAAATTTAATTCAAATAAAGATTTTAAAGAAGTACAGGCTGAAACAATGCCTGAAAATCTTAATTTAACTGCACAAAAAAATGAATCGATAGCTATCAATACATCAGCAAATACGGATTACAGCCAAGCAGAGGCTCAAAATATTTATGTATACGCTTCCACCAACGAAAGCGTAGTAAACATTACAACCGAAACCATGGGGGTCAACTGGTTTTTTGAGCCCGTACCAGTTGAAGGCGGCTCAGGCTCAGGTTCAATAATAGATGAAAGCGGACTTGTTCTTACAAATACCCATGTTATAGCAAATGCTTCAAAGATATTTATTTCGCTCTATGACGGAAGCCAATATGAAGCTCAAGTTGTAGGTATGGATCCCGAAAACGATTTGGCGGTTTTAAAATTCGATCCGCCTAAGAACATCAAACTTACGGTCATAAAATTCGGAGACTCTGCCAATTTAAAAGTAGGCCAAAGAGTTTTAGCTATAGGAAACCCCTTCGGCTTGGAAAGAACTCTTACGGACGGAATAGTTTCGGCCCTAAAGCGCCCTATTCAAAACGACAAAAACATCATAATCAAAAACATGATTCAAACCGATACGGCTATCAATCCCGGAAATTCGGGCGGACCTCTTTTAGATACTCAGGGGAGAATGATAGGAATAAACACCATGATTTATTCCACATCGGGAAGCTCGGCGGGGGTCGGCTTTGCAGTTCCGGTAAATACGGCTAAAAGAGTTGTCGCAGATATTTTAAAATACGGAAAGGTTATCCGAGGTTCTATCGATGCCGAATTGGTTCAAGTATCGGGAAGACTTGCCTCTTACGCAAAGCTGCCTGTTTCTTACGGACTCCTTGTTTCCGAAGTCAAAAGAGGAAGCAATGCTGCAAAGGCAGATCTTCGCGGAGGAAATGAAGCCGTACGCTCAGGCATAGGAAGATACAGCTCGGTATTTTACATAGGAGGAGATATAATCGTCGAAATAGCAGGCCAAAAGATAAACAATATAACCGATTATTATTCGGTCTTGGAGGATAAAAAGCCGGGAGAAACCGTTGATATTAAGGTTATAAGAGGAAAAAAACTCATAGATCTGCGCTTAACCCTGTCGGAAAGAAATTAA
- a CDS encoding RlmE family RNA methyltransferase, whose protein sequence is MARNKYSEPDYWSKKAFSENYPARSVYKLEEMNKKFNLFSPGDKVLDLGAAPGSWTVYVLRFLNKEGRVTAVDLKPLDSSVYDERLSFFQGDMFDKGIIKSVKELGPYDAVICDAAPATTGNKTVDTARSSGLVELAIYYAQEQLKQGGSFVVKIFQGGDQQIHLNNLRKCFKTARAFKPEACRSSSFETYLIGLDFKG, encoded by the coding sequence ATGGCAAGAAATAAATACAGCGAACCGGACTATTGGTCAAAAAAAGCTTTTTCGGAAAACTATCCTGCACGCTCTGTGTACAAGCTTGAAGAGATGAACAAAAAATTCAATCTTTTTTCGCCAGGCGATAAGGTCTTGGATTTGGGGGCTGCTCCGGGAAGCTGGACTGTCTATGTTTTACGATTTTTAAATAAGGAGGGAAGGGTAACTGCCGTCGATTTAAAGCCCTTAGATTCTTCTGTCTATGATGAGCGTCTTAGTTTTTTTCAAGGCGATATGTTCGATAAGGGGATTATAAAATCGGTAAAAGAGCTTGGGCCCTATGATGCAGTCATCTGCGATGCTGCCCCTGCAACCACAGGAAACAAGACCGTCGATACAGCCCGCTCCTCAGGCCTGGTAGAGCTTGCAATTTATTATGCCCAAGAACAGCTTAAACAAGGCGGTTCTTTTGTCGTGAAGATATTCCAAGGAGGGGATCAGCAAATCCACTTAAACAACTTGCGGAAATGTTTTAAGACGGCAAGAGCCTTTAAACCTGAGGCCTGCCGCAGCTCAAGTTTTGAAACTTACTTGATAGGTTTGGATTTTAAGGGTTAG
- a CDS encoding sigma-54 dependent transcriptional regulator, producing MKFTVLVIDDEKNIREGLAIALEDEGYEVITADNGKRGLELALKEDADLVITDLKMPELSGEDVLREVISKTPGVPVIVLTGHGTVETAVEAMRLGAYDFLTKPLDLERLFLLVKRALQNRALVLQNRALLHDIETKQSFENIIGKSPLMEKVFEDIKKVAPTKASVLITGETGVGKELIAQAIHNLSSRKDKPFVQVHCASFAESLLESELFGHEKGAFTGAVQRTRGRFEIANGGTLFLDEIGEVNQMIQVKLLRVLQEKKFERVGGTETLSVDTRIIAATNRDLVEEIKKGNFREDLYFRLNVVHIHVPPLRERKEDIPLLAAAFIKEFAEENDKKIDSMEPRARTAIYNYDWPGNIRQLQNCIQSAVVMSSDNVIHFDDLPATLREKAEASSIRIPMGVNMAEAEKQIILQTLANQNNNKSKTADILGIGRRTLHRKLDEYAAEIAEDTAQMLEEKEAQSKKEKSNGKK from the coding sequence ATGAAATTTACTGTTTTAGTTATAGATGACGAAAAAAATATCCGTGAAGGTCTTGCTATTGCCTTGGAAGATGAGGGCTATGAGGTAATCACTGCCGACAATGGAAAAAGAGGTTTGGAGCTCGCTTTAAAAGAAGATGCCGACCTTGTAATTACCGATTTAAAAATGCCCGAGCTTAGCGGCGAAGATGTGCTCCGTGAGGTTATTTCAAAAACTCCCGGAGTTCCCGTAATTGTGTTAACCGGTCACGGCACGGTAGAGACTGCCGTTGAAGCCATGAGGTTGGGGGCCTATGATTTTTTAACCAAACCCTTGGATTTGGAACGCCTCTTTCTTTTGGTAAAAAGAGCCTTACAAAACCGTGCCCTTGTTCTTCAAAACCGTGCTCTTTTACATGACATCGAAACAAAGCAAAGTTTTGAAAACATCATAGGGAAGAGTCCCCTTATGGAAAAGGTTTTTGAGGATATAAAGAAAGTTGCTCCCACAAAGGCCAGCGTTTTAATTACCGGAGAAACCGGCGTCGGAAAAGAGCTGATCGCTCAGGCTATTCACAATCTTTCAAGCCGGAAGGATAAGCCCTTTGTGCAGGTTCACTGTGCTTCCTTTGCCGAAAGCCTCTTGGAATCCGAGCTTTTCGGTCACGAAAAAGGAGCCTTTACGGGAGCCGTTCAGCGTACCCGAGGCCGTTTTGAAATTGCAAACGGCGGAACTCTTTTTTTGGATGAGATAGGCGAGGTCAACCAAATGATACAGGTAAAGCTCTTGCGGGTTCTTCAAGAAAAAAAGTTTGAAAGGGTAGGCGGAACCGAAACGCTTAGTGTCGATACAAGGATAATTGCCGCCACCAACAGGGACTTGGTAGAAGAAATCAAAAAAGGAAATTTCAGGGAAGACCTTTACTTTAGATTGAATGTTGTGCATATTCATGTCCCCCCCTTGCGTGAACGCAAAGAGGACATTCCTCTTTTGGCTGCGGCCTTTATAAAAGAATTCGCCGAAGAGAACGATAAAAAAATAGATTCTATGGAGCCTCGTGCAAGAACTGCTATTTATAATTACGACTGGCCGGGAAATATCAGGCAGCTTCAAAACTGTATTCAAAGTGCCGTTGTAATGAGCTCGGATAATGTAATTCATTTTGACGACTTACCGGCAACCTTGCGCGAAAAAGCCGAGGCTTCTTCAATCCGCATTCCCATGGGTGTAAATATGGCGGAAGCCGAAAAGCAAATTATTTTGCAAACCCTTGCAAACCAAAACAACAATAAGTCCAAGACTGCCGATATCTTGGGGATAGGACGCAGAACCCTCCATCGAAAGCTCGATGAATATGCGGCCGAAATTGCAGAAGATACGGCTCAGATGTTGGAAGAAAAAGAAGCTCAATCCAAAAAGGAAAAATCGAATGGCAAGAAATAA
- a CDS encoding nitrogen regulation protein NR(II), with the protein MREFMRRGIQKSPNMNEAQLRTFVKLLANEYSLLDSVMDSLNDGVIVANSENKIIKSNRAAERILGTPLGESHEKNVWEHIKIQDIADFVSYVIENESGQTSKEFNFKADLPEGKNKYIEVSVLPLVKEKKIQGTIIMIADITEKRNEEIKNRRLENLASLTNVAAAVAHEIKNPLAAISIHLQLLKKNFTVCNLSINQKAQKHIGVIEEEIERLNKIVVDFLFAVRPLKFEFVPVDVNALLKNLYDTFFDEFNDKGITISLNFSKELPKIQGDERFLRQAFMNVLTNAKSAMPDGGFLDISTKNENDLLLVSISDSGQGILPEDLHKIFEPYFTTKHDGTGLGLTMTYKVIKEHGGEINVYSDYGLGTTFKFSLPIERKGAMLLLSDKTSDFDSVKDIK; encoded by the coding sequence ATGAGAGAGTTTATGAGAAGGGGAATACAAAAATCCCCGAACATGAATGAGGCCCAGCTCCGCACCTTTGTAAAGCTGCTTGCAAACGAGTATTCTCTTTTGGACTCCGTGATGGATTCTTTAAATGACGGCGTTATAGTTGCGAATTCCGAAAATAAGATTATAAAATCGAATAGGGCCGCCGAAAGAATTTTAGGCACTCCTCTTGGCGAGAGCCATGAAAAAAACGTATGGGAGCATATAAAGATTCAGGATATTGCGGACTTTGTTTCTTATGTAATTGAAAATGAAAGCGGACAAACTTCAAAAGAGTTTAATTTTAAGGCCGACCTGCCCGAAGGTAAAAATAAATACATTGAAGTTTCTGTTCTTCCCTTGGTAAAAGAAAAAAAAATCCAAGGCACGATAATTATGATTGCGGACATTACCGAAAAAAGAAATGAAGAAATTAAAAACCGCCGCCTTGAAAATCTTGCAAGCCTTACAAATGTTGCAGCCGCCGTTGCTCACGAAATTAAAAATCCGCTTGCAGCGATCAGCATCCACTTACAGCTTTTAAAGAAAAATTTTACAGTCTGCAATTTGTCCATAAACCAAAAGGCTCAAAAACATATAGGCGTTATCGAAGAAGAAATTGAAAGACTCAATAAAATCGTAGTGGATTTTTTATTTGCTGTGCGTCCCTTAAAATTCGAATTTGTTCCTGTAGATGTAAATGCTCTTTTAAAGAATTTGTACGATACCTTTTTTGACGAGTTTAACGATAAGGGCATAACCATTTCGCTTAACTTTTCAAAGGAGCTTCCTAAAATTCAAGGTGATGAAAGGTTTTTACGGCAAGCCTTTATGAATGTACTGACAAACGCAAAATCCGCAATGCCGGACGGAGGTTTTTTGGATATTTCGACAAAGAACGAAAATGATCTTCTTCTTGTCAGCATATCGGATTCTGGGCAGGGGATTCTGCCTGAGGATCTTCATAAAATCTTTGAGCCTTATTTTACTACAAAGCATGACGGAACAGGATTGGGGCTTACCATGACTTATAAGGTTATAAAGGAACATGGGGGCGAAATCAATGTTTATTCCGATTACGGTTTGGGAACAACTTTTAAATTTTCTCTCCCGATAGAGCGTAAGGGTGCAATGCTTTTACTTTCCGATAAAACTTCCGATTTTGATTCGGTAAAGGATATAAAATGA